The genome window CAAGTTTAAGACAATGCGGGCGGAGCTGAAAAAACGGGAAGAGTATGCCCCGATTGAATTCGTTACCGGTCGTGTCAAAAAAATATCCAGTATTCTGGAGAAATCCAGACGACTGAATGTGTCGCTTGATGACGTGGAGACAGGCATTGAGGATATTGCAGGTATCCGTATCATGTGCCAATTCGTAGATGATATCCGTCGGGTTGCCGAATACATTCGAGGCCGCAAGGACCTCACGGTGCTCATTGAGAAAGATTATATTACGAATTTCAAAGAGAGTGGCTATCGCAGCTTCCATATGATTATTGAGTATCCCGTTCAGACGGCTCTGGGACAAAAGATCGTATTGGCCGAGATTCAGATCCGTACACTTGCCATGAATTTCTGGGCTACCATTGAACATTCTCTGAGTTACAAATTTCGGGAGAGTTTACCGGATGATATGCGAGCCAGGTTGAAAAAAACAGCGGAGGCCGCTTTTGTACTGGATAATGAGATGTCTGCCATTCGTCTACAGATTTTGGAGGCACAGAAGGCATTTGAGGATGATTCCAATATTGTGTCAAGAACATTGAATATCATTCATCAATTATACTTCTACCACCTTGTCAGTGAAGCGATTGAAGCACAGAAGCGTTTTAACG of Paenibacillus sp. FSL R5-0517 contains these proteins:
- a CDS encoding GTP pyrophosphokinase family protein, coding for MDGRDWGTFLLPYEQAVEELKVKFKTMRAELKKREEYAPIEFVTGRVKKISSILEKSRRLNVSLDDVETGIEDIAGIRIMCQFVDDIRRVAEYIRGRKDLTVLIEKDYITNFKESGYRSFHMIIEYPVQTALGQKIVLAEIQIRTLAMNFWATIEHSLSYKFRESLPDDMRARLKKTAEAAFVLDNEMSAIRLQILEAQKAFEDDSNIVSRTLNIIHQLYFYHLVSEAIEAQKRFNDYWERHDMEGLKDLLDDVKTLLNNARKGENPDEHL